In Romboutsia lituseburensis, a genomic segment contains:
- a CDS encoding DUF5412 domain-containing protein gives MKKKHIKSLIIVALIFSTFIYLNVKSHEVLSRKSINIIEEIYSPNGEYKSVVFLDGGSATVSNNIRVAVVKNSKKRIYDSDVIFFQDKVSSVDIKWISDTELVINYYNTPYNRILDKIENIDDINIIYKETESNF, from the coding sequence ATGAAAAAGAAACATATTAAAAGTTTAATTATAGTAGCATTGATATTTAGCACTTTTATATACTTAAATGTGAAATCGCATGAAGTTTTGAGTAGAAAAAGTATAAATATAATTGAAGAAATATATTCTCCAAATGGTGAGTATAAATCTGTTGTATTCTTAGATGGAGGTAGTGCAACTGTATCTAATAACATAAGAGTTGCAGTTGTGAAGAATAGTAAAAAACGAATCTATGATTCAGATGTTATTTTTTTTCAAGATAAAGTAAGTTCTGTAGATATTAAATGGATTAGTGATACTGAGTTAGTTATAAACTATTATAATACTCCATATAATAGAATACTTGATAAAATTGAAAATATCGACGACATAAATATTATATATAAAGAGACAGAAAGTAATTTTTAG